In the genome of Muntiacus reevesi chromosome 5, mMunRee1.1, whole genome shotgun sequence, one region contains:
- the LOC136168841 gene encoding olfactory receptor 8G1-like, whose protein sequence is MAAGNHSSVAEFILAGLTEHPGLQLPLFFLFLGIYVVTVVGNLVMIILIGLSSHLHTPMYYFLSSLSFIDLCQSTVITPKMLVSFVTEKNTISYPACMTQLFFFLVFVISECHMLAVMAYDRYVAICNPLLYNVTMSYQLCSRMVVGVYVMGLTGATAHTGCMLRVLFCKADVINHYFCDLFPLLELSCSSTYINEVVVLCFSAFNILTPILTILSSYIFIISSILHIHSTEGRSKAFSTCSSHIAAVAIFYGSAAFMYLQPSSVSSMDQGKVSSVFYTVIVPMLNPLIYSLRNKDVKIAFNKILEKRSFL, encoded by the coding sequence atggcagcaggAAATCACTCCTCAGTGGCTGAGTTCATCCTTGCTGGACTAACAGAGCATCCAGGACTCCAGCTgccccttttcttcctcttcctaggAATCTATGTGGTCACGGTGGTGGGAAACCTGGTCATGATCATACTGATTGGGCTCAGTTCTCAcctgcacacccccatgtactattTCCTCAGCAGCTTGTCCTTTATTGACCTCTGTCAGTCCACTGTCATTACCCCCAAAATGCTGGTGAGCTTTGTGACAGAGAAGAATACTATCTCCTACCCAGCATGTATGACTCAACTCTTCTTCTTCCTTGTTTTTGTTATATCAGAATGTCATATGTTGGCTGTAATGGCGTATGATCGCTATGTTGCCATCTGTAACcccttgctttacaatgtcaccATGTCTTACCAGCTCTGTTCTCGCATGGTGGTTGGGGTTTATGTCATGGGCTTGACTGGTGCCACAGCTCACACAGGCTGCATGCTAAGAGTGCTTTTCTGCAAGGCTGATGTTATCAACCATTACTTCTGTGATCTTTTTCCTCTactggagctctcctgctccaGTACTTACATCAATGAGGTGGTAGTTTTGTGTTTCAGTGCCTTTAATATCCTCACCCCAATCCTGACCATCCTCAGCTCCTACATCTTCATCATCTCCAGCATCCTCCACATTCATTCCACGGAGGGCAGGTCCAAAGCCTTCAGCACATGCAGCTCCCACATCGCAGCTGTCGCTATTTTCTACGGATCTGCAGCATTCATGTACCTGCAGCCATCATCAGTCAGCTCCATGGACCAGGGGAAAGTGTCCTCTGTATTTTACACCGTTATTGTGCCCATGCTGAATCCCCTGATCTACAGCCTCAGGAATAAAGATGTCAAAATTGCCTTCAATAAAATCCTTGAAAAAAGAAGTTTCCTGTGA
- the LOC136168847 gene encoding putative olfactory receptor 8G2 has translation MAAGNHSSLTEFILAGLTDQPRLQLPLFLLFLGIYVVTVVGNLGMITLIGLSSHLHTPMYYFLTNLSYIDLCHSTVVTPKMLVSFVTKQNIISYPGCMTQLYFFIVFIIAECHMLAAMAYDRYAAICNPLLYNVTMSYHICFRITVGVYILAIIGSTIHTVFMLRLIFCKNNVVNHYFCDLFPLFELSCSSIYVNELLVIFLSAFNLLTPAITILASYIFILFNILQIRSNKGRSKAFRTCSSHLLGVAIFYGSASFMYLQPSSVSSMDQGKVSSVFYTILVPMLNPLIYSLRNKDVKFALRKILDSRKHS, from the coding sequence atggcagcaggAAATCACTCCTCACTGACCGAGTTCATCCTCGCTGGGCTCACAGATCAGCCACGACTCCAGCtgccccttttccttctcttcctaggAATCTATGTGGTCACGGTGGTGGGGAACCTGGGCATGATCACACTGATAGGGCTCAGTTCTCAcctgcacacccccatgtactattTCCTCACCAATTTATCCTATATTGACCTCTGTCATTCCACAGTCGTCACCCCCAAAATGCTTGTGAGCTTTGTGACAAAGCAGAACATCATCTCCTATCCTGGATGCATGACTCAGTtgtatttcttcattgtttttattattgcagAGTGTCACATGTTGGCGGCAATGGCGTATGACCGCTATGCTGCCATCTGTAACcccttgctttacaatgtcaccATGTCTTATCACATCTGCTTCCGCATCACAGTGGGAGTTTATATTTTGGCCATCATTGGATCCACAATCCATACAGTATTTATGTTGAGACTCATTTTCTGCAAGAACAATGTGGTTAACCATTATTTCTGTGATCTCTTCCCACTCTTTGAGCTATCGTGTTCCAGCATCTATGTCAATGAATTATTGGTCATATTCTTGAGTGCATTTAATCTCCTGACTCCTGCCATAACTATACTTGCCTCCTACATTTTTATCCTCTTCAACATCCTCCAAATCCGCTCCAACAAGGGCAGGTCTAAAGCCTTCAGAACCTGCAGTTCCCACCTCTTAGGTGTTGCTATTTTCTATGGATCTGCATCATTTATGTATCTGCAGCCATCATCTGTGAGCTCCATGGACCAAGGGAAAGTGTCCTCTGTGTTTTATACCATCCTTGTGCCCATGCTGAATCCCCTGATTTACAGTCTGCGGAATAAAGATGTCAAATTTGCTCTGAGGAAAATTCTGGACAGTAGAAAACATTCATGA